One window of Nocardia sp. NBC_00508 genomic DNA carries:
- a CDS encoding thymidine phosphorylase produces MSTRTRVGVARARLTNVTALDAVSIITTKRDGRELSDAQIDWVIDAFTRGAVADEQMSALAMAILWRGMTRRETARWTAAMIASGRRMDLTDLPRPTVDKHSTGGVGDKITLPLAPLVAACGAAVPQLSGRGLGHTGGTLDKLESIPGWRADVPVSRMRDILADPGIGAVVCAAGADLAPADKRLYALRDVTGTVESIPLIASSIMSKKIAEGTAALVLDVKVGSGAFLKTLDGARELAAAMVALGADAGLRTVALLTAMDTPLGRTAGNAMEVAESVEVLAGGGPPDVVELTLTLAREMVALAGLDVDPADVLADGRAMDHWRAMVRTQDGDPDAPLPVAEHTETIRAAADGVLTRLDAMGVGIAAWRLGAGRARQGDPVQFGAGVEMHAKPGDSITAGQPLLTMHTDTPEAFAGAAAALRDAVTIDSAPVAAAAPLILDRIGV; encoded by the coding sequence ATGTCGACAAGAACCAGGGTCGGCGTGGCTCGTGCCAGACTGACGAATGTGACAGCACTGGACGCGGTTTCGATCATCACGACCAAGCGCGACGGCAGGGAACTGTCCGACGCACAGATCGATTGGGTGATCGACGCGTTCACCCGCGGCGCGGTGGCCGACGAGCAGATGTCGGCGCTGGCCATGGCGATCCTCTGGCGTGGGATGACGCGGCGCGAGACGGCCAGGTGGACCGCCGCGATGATCGCCTCCGGCCGCCGGATGGACCTCACCGACCTGCCCCGGCCGACCGTGGACAAGCACTCGACCGGCGGGGTGGGCGACAAGATCACGCTGCCGCTGGCGCCGCTGGTCGCCGCGTGCGGCGCCGCGGTGCCGCAGTTGTCCGGGCGCGGACTCGGCCACACCGGAGGCACGCTGGACAAGCTGGAATCCATCCCCGGCTGGCGAGCGGACGTCCCGGTGTCCCGAATGCGCGACATCCTGGCGGACCCTGGCATCGGCGCGGTGGTCTGCGCGGCGGGCGCGGATCTCGCGCCGGCGGACAAGCGGCTCTACGCCCTGCGCGACGTCACCGGCACGGTCGAATCGATCCCGCTCATCGCCAGCTCGATCATGAGCAAGAAGATCGCCGAGGGCACCGCGGCGCTGGTGCTCGACGTCAAGGTCGGCTCCGGCGCCTTCCTGAAGACACTCGACGGGGCGCGGGAATTGGCCGCGGCCATGGTCGCACTCGGCGCCGACGCGGGCCTGCGGACGGTGGCGCTGCTCACCGCCATGGACACCCCGCTCGGCCGCACCGCGGGCAATGCCATGGAGGTCGCGGAATCGGTCGAGGTGCTCGCGGGCGGCGGACCCCCTGACGTGGTGGAGCTGACCCTCACCCTGGCACGCGAGATGGTTGCCCTGGCCGGGCTCGACGTCGACCCCGCCGACGTCTTGGCCGACGGCCGGGCGATGGACCACTGGCGCGCCATGGTCCGCACCCAGGATGGCGACCCGGACGCGCCACTGCCCGTCGCCGAGCACACCGAGACCATCCGCGCCGCTGCCGACGGCGTGTTGACCAGGCTCGACGCGATGGGCGTCGGCATCGCGGCCTGGCGTCTCGGCGCGGGCCGAGCGCGTCAGGGCGATCCGGTGCAATTCGGCGCCGGAGTGGAAATGCACGCGAAACCGGGCGATTCCATCACCGCGGGACAGCCACTGCTCACCATGCACACCGACACTCCCGAGGCATTCGCGGGTGCCGCGGCCGCCCTGCGCGATGCCGTCACCATCGACTCCGCGCCCGTGGCCGCGGCCGCACCTCTGATCCTCGATCGCATCGGGGTCTGA
- a CDS encoding succinate dehydrogenase iron-sulfur subunit has product MTAVAEAPSSQKPAPVPEGSVMITVKVARFNPEDDKGAHWESFQVPVLSTDRFLNVLIYIKSYLDGTLTFRRSCAHGVCGSDAMRINGVNRLACKVLMKDMLPKGGKSITVTVEPIRGLPVEKDLVVDMEPFFDAFRAVKPYLITTGNEPTRERIQSQADRARFDDTTKCILCACCTTSCPVYWSDGSYFGPAAIVNAHRFIFDSRDEGARERLDILNDVEGVWRCRTTFNCTDACPRGIEVTKAIQEVKRALLFTR; this is encoded by the coding sequence ATGACTGCTGTTGCCGAAGCACCCTCTTCGCAGAAGCCCGCTCCGGTCCCCGAGGGCTCGGTGATGATCACCGTCAAGGTGGCCCGGTTCAACCCGGAGGACGACAAAGGCGCGCACTGGGAATCGTTCCAGGTGCCGGTCCTGTCGACCGACCGTTTCCTGAACGTGCTGATCTACATCAAGTCGTACCTGGACGGCACGCTCACCTTCCGTCGCTCCTGTGCGCACGGCGTCTGCGGTTCCGACGCCATGCGGATCAACGGCGTCAACCGGCTGGCCTGCAAGGTGCTGATGAAGGACATGCTGCCCAAGGGCGGCAAGTCCATTACCGTCACCGTCGAGCCGATCCGCGGCCTGCCCGTGGAAAAGGACCTCGTGGTGGACATGGAGCCGTTCTTCGACGCGTTCCGCGCGGTGAAGCCCTACCTGATCACCACGGGTAACGAGCCCACCCGCGAACGCATCCAGAGCCAGGCCGACCGCGCCCGGTTCGACGACACCACCAAGTGCATCCTGTGCGCCTGCTGCACCACCTCCTGCCCCGTGTACTGGAGCGACGGCAGCTACTTCGGCCCGGCCGCGATCGTGAACGCCCACCGCTTCATCTTCGACAGCCGCGACGAAGGCGCTCGCGAACGCCTCGACATCCTCAACGACGTCGAAGGCGTCTGGCGCTGCCGCACCACCTTCAACTGCACCGACGCCTGCCCCCGCGGCATCGAAGTCACCAAGGCGATCCAAGAAGTCAAACGAGCCCTGCTCTTCACCCGCTGA
- the sdhC gene encoding succinate dehydrogenase, cytochrome b556 subunit — MTTIEAPAQPKRKTLYRGDPGMWSWALHRITGVTLFFFLFVHVLDTALVRVSPETYNEAIEIYKTPIVALMEMGLVAVVLFHALNGVRVILVDFWAKGPKYQRLMLWIVLAAWFLLAVPAVGRQFFYLFTEH; from the coding sequence ATGACCACGATTGAAGCTCCGGCCCAGCCGAAGCGGAAGACGCTGTACCGAGGCGACCCCGGAATGTGGTCGTGGGCGCTGCACCGGATCACCGGCGTCACCCTCTTCTTCTTCCTCTTCGTCCACGTGCTGGACACCGCGCTGGTGCGCGTCAGCCCGGAGACCTACAACGAGGCGATCGAGATTTACAAGACGCCCATCGTCGCCTTGATGGAGATGGGCTTGGTCGCAGTCGTGCTGTTCCACGCGCTCAACGGCGTCCGCGTGATCCTGGTGGACTTCTGGGCCAAGGGCCCGAAGTACCAGCGCCTGATGCTCTGGATCGTCCTCGCGGCGTGGTTCCTGCTGGCTGTTCCCGCGGTCGGGCGCCAGTTCTTCTACCTGTTCACGGAGCACTGA
- a CDS encoding YbaB/EbfC family nucleoid-associated protein, which produces MDRWEREGLRSANYGMRNQLEHLLDSFERQQGRLADVFRELENARTQASSPDQSVEVTVDAAGVLTDLRLTAAAMRQTPEQLSRAIVDVTRAAARRAQQQTEALAAPVDADFDDLPDLPDISPDAPSLNEIRAFFRGDNEDPPR; this is translated from the coding sequence ATGGATCGATGGGAGCGCGAAGGCCTGCGCTCGGCCAACTACGGCATGCGCAACCAGCTCGAACATCTCCTCGACTCCTTCGAACGTCAGCAGGGCCGACTCGCCGATGTGTTCCGAGAACTGGAAAATGCTCGCACGCAAGCGAGTTCTCCCGACCAATCGGTAGAGGTGACCGTGGACGCCGCCGGCGTGCTGACTGACCTGCGCCTCACTGCCGCGGCAATGCGCCAGACACCGGAGCAGTTGAGCAGGGCGATCGTGGATGTCACTCGGGCCGCGGCGCGCCGGGCGCAGCAGCAGACCGAGGCCCTCGCCGCACCCGTTGATGCCGACTTCGACGACCTGCCCGACCTGCCCGATATCTCCCCGGACGCCCCCAGCCTCAACGAGATTCGCGCCTTCTTCCGCGGGGACAACGAAGATCCCCCGAGGTAG
- a CDS encoding cytidine deaminase: MSEIDWNVLRSNAIRVMRNAYAPYSRFPVGAAALSVDGRIVSGCNVENVSYGLGLCAECVLIGNLISGGGGRLLAVSVADSRGEILMPCGRCRQLLYEHGGADLLIDHKAGPLPLRTLLPDAFGPDDLDAGQV, translated from the coding sequence ATGTCGGAAATTGACTGGAATGTGTTGCGCAGCAACGCAATTCGAGTTATGCGCAATGCCTATGCGCCCTACTCGCGGTTTCCGGTCGGCGCCGCGGCTCTCAGTGTCGATGGCCGAATTGTGAGCGGTTGCAATGTGGAGAATGTCTCATATGGATTGGGCCTGTGTGCCGAATGTGTACTCATCGGTAACTTGATTTCGGGGGGTGGTGGACGTCTGCTGGCCGTCTCGGTGGCCGATTCTCGCGGCGAAATCCTGATGCCCTGCGGGCGCTGCCGCCAATTGCTCTACGAGCACGGTGGCGCCGACCTTCTGATCGATCACAAAGCGGGACCTTTGCCGCTGCGTACGCTGCTCCCGGATGCCTTCGGCCCCGACGACCTGGACGCCGGGCAGGTGTGA
- the sdhA gene encoding succinate dehydrogenase flavoprotein subunit, which produces MSESRPIQEHRYDVLIVGAGGAGMRAAIEAGPRVRTAVLTKLYPTRSHTGAAQGGMCAALANVEEDNWEWHTFDTVKGGDYLVDQDAAEIMAKEAIDAVLDLEKMGLPFNRTPEGKIDQRRFGGHTRDHGKAPVRRACYAADRTGHMILQTLYQNCVKHDVEFFNEFYVLDLVLTETDRGPVATGVVAYELATGDLHVFHAKSIVFATGGSGRMYKTTSNAHTLTGDGMAIVFRKGLPLEDMEFHQFHPTGLAGLGILISEAVRGEGGILRNADGERFMERYAPTIKDLAPRDIVARSMVLEVLEGRGAGPNKDYVYIDVTHLGEDVLEEKLPDITEFSRTYLGVDPVKELVPVFPTCHYVMGGIPTRIRGEVLRNNTDIVPGLYAAGECACVSVHGANRLGTNSLLDINVFGRRAGIAAAEYAQRSEFVELPENPAQMVQDWLALILSEHGNERVADIRTELQRSMDNNASVFRTEDTLKQALTDIHALKERYTRITVQDKGKRYNSDLLEAVELGFLLELAEVTVVGALNRKESRGGHAREDYPDRDDVNFMRHTMAYKEGSDLLSDIRLDFKPVVQTRYEPMERKY; this is translated from the coding sequence ATGAGTGAATCTCGACCGATTCAGGAGCACCGCTACGACGTCCTCATCGTCGGCGCGGGTGGCGCGGGCATGCGCGCCGCGATCGAGGCCGGCCCGCGTGTCCGGACGGCGGTGCTGACCAAGCTGTACCCGACCCGCAGCCACACCGGCGCGGCGCAGGGCGGCATGTGCGCCGCGCTGGCCAACGTCGAAGAGGACAACTGGGAGTGGCACACCTTCGACACCGTCAAGGGTGGTGACTACCTGGTCGACCAGGACGCCGCGGAGATCATGGCCAAGGAAGCCATCGACGCGGTGCTCGACCTGGAGAAGATGGGCCTGCCGTTCAACCGCACGCCCGAGGGCAAGATCGACCAGCGGCGCTTCGGCGGCCACACCCGCGACCACGGCAAGGCCCCGGTCCGCCGTGCGTGCTACGCCGCCGACCGCACCGGCCACATGATCCTGCAGACGCTGTACCAGAACTGCGTCAAGCACGACGTGGAGTTCTTCAACGAGTTCTACGTGCTGGATCTGGTGCTCACCGAGACCGACCGCGGCCCGGTCGCGACCGGCGTGGTCGCCTACGAGCTGGCCACCGGCGACCTCCACGTCTTCCACGCCAAGTCGATCGTGTTCGCCACCGGCGGCTCGGGCCGGATGTACAAGACCACCTCGAACGCGCACACGCTGACCGGTGACGGCATGGCCATCGTGTTCCGCAAAGGCCTGCCGCTGGAGGACATGGAGTTCCACCAGTTCCACCCGACGGGTCTGGCCGGGCTCGGCATCCTGATCTCCGAGGCCGTCCGCGGCGAAGGCGGCATTCTGCGCAACGCCGACGGCGAGCGCTTCATGGAGCGCTACGCCCCCACTATCAAGGACCTCGCGCCGCGCGACATCGTCGCGCGCTCGATGGTGCTCGAGGTGCTGGAGGGCCGCGGCGCCGGACCGAACAAGGACTACGTCTACATCGACGTGACCCACCTCGGCGAGGACGTGCTCGAGGAGAAGCTGCCCGACATCACCGAGTTCTCCCGCACCTACCTCGGTGTGGACCCGGTGAAGGAACTGGTGCCGGTGTTCCCGACCTGTCACTACGTGATGGGCGGCATCCCGACCCGCATCCGGGGCGAGGTCCTGCGCAACAACACCGACATCGTCCCCGGCCTCTACGCCGCGGGCGAGTGCGCGTGCGTCTCGGTGCACGGTGCCAACCGCCTCGGCACCAACTCGCTGCTGGACATCAACGTGTTCGGACGGCGCGCCGGTATCGCCGCCGCGGAGTACGCGCAGCGCAGCGAGTTCGTGGAGCTGCCGGAGAACCCGGCGCAGATGGTGCAGGACTGGCTGGCGCTGATCCTCTCCGAGCACGGCAACGAGCGGGTCGCCGACATCCGCACCGAGCTGCAGCGGTCGATGGACAACAACGCCTCGGTGTTCCGCACCGAGGACACGCTCAAGCAGGCGCTCACCGACATCCACGCGCTCAAGGAGCGGTACACGCGGATCACCGTGCAGGACAAGGGCAAGCGCTACAACAGCGACCTGCTCGAGGCCGTCGAGCTCGGCTTCCTGCTCGAGCTGGCCGAGGTCACCGTGGTGGGTGCGCTCAACCGCAAGGAGTCGCGCGGCGGCCACGCCCGCGAGGACTACCCGGACCGCGACGACGTGAACTTCATGCGGCACACGATGGCCTACAAGGAAGGCTCGGATCTCCTGTCGGACATCCGCCTGGACTTCAAGCCGGTGGTGCAGACCCGTTACGAGCCGATGGAGCGTAAGTACTGA
- a CDS encoding succinate dehydrogenase hydrophobic membrane anchor subunit produces MTAPVLGKSYDRPASLDLPRSPRARSSNNFEKYAWLFMRFSGLLLIVLVLGHMTIMLLLDGGVKRLNFAFVAGRWSSPFWQFWDLSMLWLAQLHGGNGLRTIIDDYSRKDSTRFWLKTLLVSSMILVMGVGTYVIFTFDPNIS; encoded by the coding sequence ATGACTGCACCTGTTCTCGGCAAGTCGTATGACCGTCCGGCCAGCCTGGATCTCCCCCGCTCGCCGCGCGCCCGCTCGTCCAACAACTTCGAGAAGTACGCCTGGCTGTTCATGCGCTTCTCCGGCCTGCTGCTGATCGTGCTGGTGCTCGGCCATATGACGATCATGCTGCTGCTCGACGGCGGCGTGAAGCGACTCAACTTCGCCTTCGTCGCCGGTCGCTGGTCCAGCCCGTTCTGGCAGTTCTGGGACCTGAGCATGCTGTGGCTGGCACAGCTGCACGGCGGCAACGGCCTGCGCACCATCATCGACGACTACTCCCGCAAGGACTCGACCCGGTTCTGGCTCAAGACCCTGCTGGTCAGCTCGATGATCCTGGTCATGGGCGTGGGCACCTACGTCATCTTCACCTTCGACCCCAACATCAGTTAG